The Arachis hypogaea cultivar Tifrunner chromosome 14, arahy.Tifrunner.gnm2.J5K5, whole genome shotgun sequence genome has a segment encoding these proteins:
- the LOC112744715 gene encoding receptor-like protein EIX1 isoform X2, which translates to MRRKQYSNNAIAFTVVLNLIVLLITQIGGSYGCLQLEREALLNFKRRLTFFELPLKAGENRLLSWEGDGDCCDWEDIACDNVIGHIVMLDLNDLCFLFFKTDHDYYCFPSVTFTLEDVNPYLSQLQHLIYLDLSGVVFINRTPTTFLASMQSLRYLSLQGGVYDDSSSPLVTTIPSSSIGNLTNLRTLYLAGLTLTNTTDSTWLAPLSSLQYLGLGGVDLSLDLFKDQFQMKISFKS; encoded by the exons ATGAGAAGAAAGCAATACTCCAACAACGCTATTGCTTTTACTGTGGTTTTGAATTTGATAGTGCTGCTCATCACTCAAATTGGAGGTTCGTATGGCTGCCTTCAACTAGAAAGAGAGGCTCTTCTCAATTTCAAAAGACGTTTGACCTTCTTTGAGCTACCACTCAAGGCGGGAGAGAATCGCCTTCTATCGTGGGAAGGCGATGGTGATTGCTGTGATTGGGAAGACATAGCCTGCGACAATGTCATTGGACATATTGTCATGCTTGATCTCAACGATCtctgtttcttattttttaaaactgaCCATGATTATTATTGCTTCCCAAGTGTGACATTTACTTTGGAAGATGTTAATCCGTATCTCTCACAACTTCAACATTTGATTTACTTAGATCTTTCTGGAGTTGTTTTTATTAATCGGACTCCAACAACATTCCTTGCTTCTATGCAAAGCCTACGCTATCTTTCTCTGCAAGGAGGAGTCTATGACGATTCTTCTTCGCCATTAGTGACCACTATTCCCAGTAGCAGCATTGGAAACCTCACCAACTTACGTACTCTTTATCTCGCAGGTCTCACTCTCACCAACACTACTGACAGTACTTGGCTCGCTCCACTTTCCTCATTACAATACCTTGGCTTGGGTGGTGTGGATCTTTCCCTGGATCTGTTTAAG GACCAATTCCAGATGAAAATCAGTTTCAAGTCTTAA
- the LOC112744715 gene encoding receptor-like protein EIX1 isoform X1 has protein sequence MRRKQYSNNAIAFTVVLNLIVLLITQIGGSYGCLQLEREALLNFKRRLTFFELPLKAGENRLLSWEGDGDCCDWEDIACDNVIGHIVMLDLNDLCFLFFKTDHDYYCFPSVTFTLEDVNPYLSQLQHLIYLDLSGVVFINRTPTTFLASMQSLRYLSLQGGVYDDSSSPLVTTIPSSSIGNLTNLRTLYLAGLTLTNTTDSTWLAPLSSLQYLGLGGVDLSLDLFKDEEKLFTWWHPFKFL, from the exons ATGAGAAGAAAGCAATACTCCAACAACGCTATTGCTTTTACTGTGGTTTTGAATTTGATAGTGCTGCTCATCACTCAAATTGGAGGTTCGTATGGCTGCCTTCAACTAGAAAGAGAGGCTCTTCTCAATTTCAAAAGACGTTTGACCTTCTTTGAGCTACCACTCAAGGCGGGAGAGAATCGCCTTCTATCGTGGGAAGGCGATGGTGATTGCTGTGATTGGGAAGACATAGCCTGCGACAATGTCATTGGACATATTGTCATGCTTGATCTCAACGATCtctgtttcttattttttaaaactgaCCATGATTATTATTGCTTCCCAAGTGTGACATTTACTTTGGAAGATGTTAATCCGTATCTCTCACAACTTCAACATTTGATTTACTTAGATCTTTCTGGAGTTGTTTTTATTAATCGGACTCCAACAACATTCCTTGCTTCTATGCAAAGCCTACGCTATCTTTCTCTGCAAGGAGGAGTCTATGACGATTCTTCTTCGCCATTAGTGACCACTATTCCCAGTAGCAGCATTGGAAACCTCACCAACTTACGTACTCTTTATCTCGCAGGTCTCACTCTCACCAACACTACTGACAGTACTTGGCTCGCTCCACTTTCCTCATTACAATACCTTGGCTTGGGTGGTGTGGATCTTTCCCTGGATCTGTTTAAG GATGAGGAGAAACTTTTTACATGGTGGCATCCCTTCAAGTTTCTGTAA